The sequence AGATTTAAAAAACAAAAGAGTAATAACAGCAGCAATAACAGGATCATGGCCTACAAGGGAGCAGAATCCTAACTTATCTATAACACCTGAGGAAATAGCAGCAGATGTGTATGAATGCTGGAAAGCTGGAGCTGCAATAGCTCATATCCATGTGAGAAATGATGATGGAACTCCATCAACTGATTTTATGAAATATAAGGAAACTATTGAAAGAATAAGAGCCTATAAAGATTGTGATATTTGTCTTAATATCACAAGTTCTGGAAGTGTAGGATTTGGAGATGAGGAGAGAATATATCCTCTTCAGAAATTACTTCCAGAAATGGCATCATATGATGCTGGAACTCTTAACTGGCAGCATCGTACAATTTTTGAAAATCATCCTCGTTTTTTAGAGAAGCTGGGAAATGCTCTGATAGAAAGTAATATAAAACCAGAGATAGAAATTTTTGATGCAGGTATGATATATAACGCAATCTACTATATGAAAAAAGGAGTGTTAAAAGCACCTTGTCATTTTCAAATAGTTCTAGGCTGCCCAGGAGGAATGACTAGTACAGTTGAAAATCTGGTATTTCTTAAAAGCCTTATTCCAGAAGGTTCAACATGGGCAGCATGTGGAATAGGATCAGGTCATATGCCTATCATGATGGCTGCAATAGCAATGGGAGCCCATATTCGTGTAGGTATGGAGGATAATGTAATGTGGCAGAAAGGAGTTCCTGCTGAATCAAATGCACAATTCGTAAAAAGAGCTAAAGAACTGTTGGAAATAAATGGACTGGAAGCTGCTACTCCAGAAGAAGCCAGAAAAATATATGGTCTTACTAGAAAAGTTTTTTAGGAAAAGATTACTAAAGAAAAATAATTTTTTCAACAATCTGTATTAATGAAGATGAAAAAGTTATTTTAACAAGTGAAGCAAAAGTTATGAAATAAATACTTGTTATTATAAAAATAAAGAATAGTAATTCACTCAACAAATAATTTAATTTTTAAACAGCCAAAGTTCTATATTCATGAACTGAGGCTGTTTATTTTTTAGGCAAATAAAAAATAATCATTCTTTTGATTTTTTGGTTTTTATGATACACTATAAATAGTATATTCATATACAACTTATAGAATTAAAACATTTTAATAAAAAGGGGGTGTATTATTATTGAAACAATATTCTTGTTTTGTTATGGATGATGGCTATTCCAGTATAAATATTAAAGGTTATACTAAAAAAGTGGGACTGCAGGTTGAAAAAAATAATAAAAATGGATATAAAATTTTAAATGAAGAGTTATTATTCACTGTTGTTAATCCACATCTCATTCCAGAATGTAAAGTAGCAGATAAAATTTTTTTAATGTATGATGAAGAACTTTGCAATATAAAATATACAGTCATATATGATGCTTCATCAGATAAAACTACTTTAGAGTTCTCTTTATAGTTTATTTATTGTTAAAAATCAGTAGTTTTATAAGTTTTTTACTTCAAAATAATAAAAAGTAAAACTTAAAACACTGTATTAGTCAGTGCTTTTTTATTTGCTTTATATTATTTAAAATTTTTAATTTATCTTAACAAAATAATAAAAGGAGAAATTCACTAGCCTGAATTCTCCTTTTATTATATATGAAGCTTTAAAAATAACCTCTAATTTGAAACTATATTTTTATTTCTCTTCCTATTTTCATTTCTTTTCTCCATTGAGGAATTTCTTCATCTTCTCCCCAATATTCATCTAATTTTTTTATTTTCCCATTTTCAAAATCAAAAAATGAAGTTGCATGAAATGAAATTTTCTCTTTTTCTAAAAATACCTTTACAACTGATATAACCAGATTATTTATTTCTTCCATTCTTTCTATTTTTATTTTCCAGTTTCCAGGATAAAATTCGTTTACCTTTGCAAATTCATCTGGTATAAATGATTCATTTGTATCATGCCAGTTTATCACTGCTCCTTCTGAAAAATATTTATTTAATTCATTCCAGTTTTGCTTATCCATATCATTCCAAAATTCAACAATTATATTTTTCATAAAAAATAACCTCCTAATATCATAATATCATTCAATAATCAAAGTTTTATATTAAAGTAAAATTCTCTAAAAGTTTATTTTTTAAATTTAATATAAATTTTTATTTATAGAGAGATTTATTAGATCTATTATATAATTCTATTTCTGCAAAAATATCTTTACCATCTTTTAACAACATCAGCATAAGGTTATCCTTATTTTTATACTCTTCTCTTTTCCTAATAACCTCTTCTTTAGTATTTAATACCTCTATAATTTCTCTTTTCCTATCTTCTGATACTTCGTTATAGTATTCAACGTTTAATTGAAAAAAAGTTTTTTTATACAAAGCTTTGCTAATAAGGATTTTTTCTTGAAGTTTTTTATCTTCTTTTACTTTTTCTTTTATTTCTTCTACTTGTTTTTTTCTTTTTTCCATTTTTTCTACAAATTCTTCTTTTATTTCAACTGCAACGGCTGTTCCTGTTCCAGAGAGAAGAAGCATACTTTTACCTCTTCCTGCCATTTCTGAATAAGTAACTCTAAGTCCTATTATAGCATCAGCACCCAAAGATTTTGCTTTTTCTTCTAATCTATTATTTAATATCTCTTTTGCTTTTTCTAAAGTTTCACGATATATACTTGATTCTCCTCCAATAACATCTGCAATTAAAAAGAATTCTTTAAAATCATTTATTCCAAAAGTTACAGTTTCAGTAATATATCCTATATATTCTTCTATGTCATAGCCTATTAAGTTTTCTGTTGTCGTTATCAGCATTTTCTCTCCCTGCAAAAATTTAATGTCACTTGCTTTATTATAGCATAAATTTATTAATAAAAAGAATTAAAAATACTAAGAAAAATTATGAAAAATATGATATATTATATAGACTGATACACAATAAAAGGAGTTAAATAATGAAGATTTTAATAGATGCAGATGCCTGCCCTGTAGTAGAGTTAACTATAGAAACAGGTAAAAAATTCGGTGTAAAAACCGTTATATTTTGTGATGAAGTTCATAAAATAGATAAATCTGGAGCTGAAACTGTCTATGTTTCTCAAGGAAATGATTCAGTAGATTTTGTTCTTTTAAAAAATACAGAACCAGATGATATAGTTGTCACTCAGGATTTTGGGTTAGCTTCAATGATACTTGCTAAAAAAGCTGCTGCCCTCAATCAAAATGGACTGATTTATAATCAATTTAATATTGATCAGCTACTTTTTACAAGACATATATCAAAGAAAATAAGAAACAATGGGGGAAGGACAAAAGGTCCTAAAAAAAGAGAAAAAAGTGATGATGAGAACTTTGAAAAAAGCCTTATAACTCTTTTAAAAAAATCGGAGGGGATTAGATGACACATCAGGAAAAAGAATTCAGAGATGGAAATATATTATCTCTGCTCATTCGTTTTTCTATACCTGCAACTTTTGCTATACTTATAGGAATAATATACAATGCAACAGACAGATATTATATTGGACAGGCTGTAGGAAGAAATGGAATCTCTGCTCTTGCTGTTACTTTTCCAATACTGCTCGTTTTAAGTGCTACAGGGGTGCTTTTCAGTATAGGTGGGTGTGCTCTTGCTGGAATAAAAATGGGAGAGGATAAAATAGAAGATGCAAGAAAGGTACTTGGAACATGTTTTTATGCCTTGATTGTCATTGGAGGAATCTATACTGTATTTGGTATGATTTTTCTTGATGAAATAGTTTCTTTTATGGGAGCCACAGAAAATAGTTTTGCCTATGCTGTTGAATATAATAAATATTTATTTCCAGTCACTATTTTTCAGCTGATCTATATAACTTACTGTGCATTTGTCAGATTAGAAGGAAGACCTATGGAATCTATGGTTATTAATTTTGCCAGTGCCATAGTCAATATAGTTCTGGACTATATACTTATCATGAGATATGGTATGGGAATGAAAGGAGCTGCAATAGCTACTGCTATTGCCAATGTTGTTCCTGGAGTCATTCTTATATATCATTTTCTGAAAAGTGATATACTTACTTTAAAGATAAAATATATAAGATATGACCATGAACTTATGAAGAAAATTTTCTATATAGGAAACTCTGGATTTCTTAATCAATTTCTCAATGGAGCTTATGTCTATGTACTGAATATACAGCTTGCAAAATATGGTGGAGATGTAGCACTTGCTGGAATGGGGATTCTTTCATTACTGAGAACTTGTATAAATACTGGTTACATAGGATTAAATCAAGGAAGACAGCCCCTTTTATCTTATAATTGGGGAGCTAAAAACTATGAAAGAGTAAAAAAAATATTTTATTCTTCAATAACATTAACTGCTGTAATTTCACTTTTTCTTTTATTTGCAGTAATAGTAAATGCCCATACAGTAGTTAATTTCTTTGTGAAAAATGATCCTGAGCTTACAAATTATACTATAAGAGGTACCTATATACATCTGGGATTAATGATAGGTACTGCAATTTATCTTTCATGTACAAATTATTTTCAGGCTGTGGGAAAAGGTATGATAACTACCAGATTCATTATTTTAAGGCTGGCTGTTCTATCTATTCCACTCACTTATATTCTCCCTATCTTCTGGGGAGCAGATGGAGTATTGATGAGTTTTCCTGTTGCAGATACCATCTGCTGCATAGGTGCAGCTTATGTTATGTGGAAAGAAATAAAACTGCTCACTGAAAGAGCTGAAAAACAAAAACATTATAATTAATTAAATCCATAGCTGCTCACTAGAGCAATATTATAATTAAAAATAAAACTATTAAAACAAAGTATGGCTCATATAATAATATCAACAATTTCAAAAGAAACCATATCATATGCTATAAATTAATAGGTTTTGGCTTTATATAGTTAAAATTCAATAATAAAAATTTCATTATTCATATCAAAGAAAAATCCACTAGATAGCAGTGTATTACATGAAGCTTTATTTTCTTGTTCTGGTTGTACAATGATACATTTTACATTATTTTGTAATTTAATT is a genomic window of Fusobacterium sp. containing:
- a CDS encoding nuclear transport factor 2 family protein, which codes for MKNIIVEFWNDMDKQNWNELNKYFSEGAVINWHDTNESFIPDEFAKVNEFYPGNWKIKIERMEEINNLVISVVKVFLEKEKISFHATSFFDFENGKIKKLDEYWGEDEEIPQWRKEMKIGREIKI
- a CDS encoding YaiI/YqxD family protein, producing MKILIDADACPVVELTIETGKKFGVKTVIFCDEVHKIDKSGAETVYVSQGNDSVDFVLLKNTEPDDIVVTQDFGLASMILAKKAAALNQNGLIYNQFNIDQLLFTRHISKKIRNNGGRTKGPKKREKSDDENFEKSLITLLKKSEGIR
- a CDS encoding 3-keto-5-aminohexanoate cleavage protein encodes the protein MSDLKNKRVITAAITGSWPTREQNPNLSITPEEIAADVYECWKAGAAIAHIHVRNDDGTPSTDFMKYKETIERIRAYKDCDICLNITSSGSVGFGDEERIYPLQKLLPEMASYDAGTLNWQHRTIFENHPRFLEKLGNALIESNIKPEIEIFDAGMIYNAIYYMKKGVLKAPCHFQIVLGCPGGMTSTVENLVFLKSLIPEGSTWAACGIGSGHMPIMMAAIAMGAHIRVGMEDNVMWQKGVPAESNAQFVKRAKELLEINGLEAATPEEARKIYGLTRKVF
- a CDS encoding YbjQ family protein; the protein is MLITTTENLIGYDIEEYIGYITETVTFGINDFKEFFLIADVIGGESSIYRETLEKAKEILNNRLEEKAKSLGADAIIGLRVTYSEMAGRGKSMLLLSGTGTAVAVEIKEEFVEKMEKRKKQVEEIKEKVKEDKKLQEKILISKALYKKTFFQLNVEYYNEVSEDRKREIIEVLNTKEEVIRKREEYKNKDNLMLMLLKDGKDIFAEIELYNRSNKSLYK
- a CDS encoding MATE family efflux transporter produces the protein MTHQEKEFRDGNILSLLIRFSIPATFAILIGIIYNATDRYYIGQAVGRNGISALAVTFPILLVLSATGVLFSIGGCALAGIKMGEDKIEDARKVLGTCFYALIVIGGIYTVFGMIFLDEIVSFMGATENSFAYAVEYNKYLFPVTIFQLIYITYCAFVRLEGRPMESMVINFASAIVNIVLDYILIMRYGMGMKGAAIATAIANVVPGVILIYHFLKSDILTLKIKYIRYDHELMKKIFYIGNSGFLNQFLNGAYVYVLNIQLAKYGGDVALAGMGILSLLRTCINTGYIGLNQGRQPLLSYNWGAKNYERVKKIFYSSITLTAVISLFLLFAVIVNAHTVVNFFVKNDPELTNYTIRGTYIHLGLMIGTAIYLSCTNYFQAVGKGMITTRFIILRLAVLSIPLTYILPIFWGADGVLMSFPVADTICCIGAAYVMWKEIKLLTERAEKQKHYN